The Peptococcus niger genome has a segment encoding these proteins:
- a CDS encoding 4Fe-4S dicluster domain-containing protein has product MSNANEKKVLTNPSRCKQCGLCVGNCPKKCISFSPEINKAGYHYTVIDDSNCIACGTCYTVCPDGVYEVLGEK; this is encoded by the coding sequence ATGAGTAACGCAAATGAGAAAAAAGTTCTTACCAATCCAAGTCGGTGCAAACAATGTGGTTTGTGCGTTGGAAATTGCCCGAAAAAATGTATTTCATTTTCACCTGAAATCAACAAAGCAGGATATCATTACACCGTCATTGATGATAGCAATTGTATTGCTTGTGGCACGTGTTATACCGTTTGCCCTGACGGCGTGTACGAAGTTTTAGGAGAGAAGTGA
- a CDS encoding thiamine pyrophosphate-dependent enzyme, whose amino-acid sequence MAIARKFPFIVNKPMGFCPGCGHGIVIRLIAEALEELGQDKNIIFGIGVGCSSLLGGGLNTDRQHCPHGRAGAVCTGMKRVNPDNIIISYQGDGDAYSIGIGESTSAAYRNEHFTTIVINNTNYGMTGGQMSNTTLPGQKTSTTVAGRDCDVSGYPIKFPEMIADNFNPVYVARGSVNTVKDIRTTKKYIKTAIETQLSGKGYSFVEVLSPCPTNWRMEAMEAMEHIEKNIKPVFPTGEFKK is encoded by the coding sequence ATGGCCATTGCTAGAAAATTTCCTTTTATTGTAAACAAACCCATGGGCTTTTGCCCAGGTTGCGGTCACGGTATCGTTATTCGACTCATTGCCGAAGCCTTGGAAGAATTGGGCCAAGATAAGAATATCATTTTTGGTATTGGGGTGGGTTGCTCCAGCTTGCTTGGTGGTGGTTTAAATACAGACCGTCAGCATTGCCCTCATGGACGGGCGGGTGCGGTTTGTACCGGGATGAAACGCGTTAATCCGGACAACATTATTATTTCCTACCAAGGTGACGGGGATGCTTACTCCATCGGCATTGGGGAAAGCACCAGCGCTGCTTATCGAAATGAACACTTTACTACCATTGTAATTAACAATACGAACTATGGCATGACCGGGGGTCAGATGAGCAATACGACTTTACCGGGTCAGAAAACCTCGACCACGGTTGCGGGGAGAGATTGTGACGTTTCAGGTTATCCGATTAAGTTCCCTGAAATGATTGCCGATAATTTTAACCCGGTTTATGTCGCTCGAGGCAGTGTTAATACGGTCAAGGATATTCGCACGACTAAAAAATACATTAAGACAGCTATTGAAACGCAATTATCCGGTAAGGGCTATTCTTTTGTAGAGGTGCTTTCGCCTTGCCCGACAAACTGGCGGATGGAAGCCATGGAGGCGATGGAGCATATTGAAAAAAATATTAAACCGGTATTTCCAACGGGAGAATTTAAAAAATGA
- a CDS encoding B12-binding domain-containing radical SAM protein, with translation MDYDYPLYRPPSEADSVIIQVTLGCAHNQCTFCSMYRGKQFTVVPFDAVQEAIDEWAAACPQARRVFLADGDSMALSTDKLLRILTVLRAAFPRLERVSTYARAGSILRKRPEELAQLRQAGLSLLYLGLESGSDAVLKAIRKGETAADMLAAAERAQEAGMALSVMVIMGLAGPAGSQAHAVQTAAVLSQMNPAYIGALTLMVEPGTPLYEDVKAGRFTLLSPLEAVEEMQALLTALESPGSYFSSRHPSNYFNLSGRLNDLKPAFLAKLEALLANPQLLRDSRYRRL, from the coding sequence ATGGATTACGATTACCCCTTGTATCGGCCGCCGAGTGAAGCCGATAGCGTCATCATTCAGGTGACCTTGGGCTGTGCCCATAACCAATGCACCTTTTGTTCCATGTACCGGGGCAAACAATTTACCGTGGTGCCCTTTGACGCCGTTCAGGAGGCCATTGATGAATGGGCGGCGGCCTGTCCCCAGGCGCGGCGGGTCTTTTTAGCCGATGGGGATTCGATGGCCCTGTCTACCGATAAATTGCTGCGCATTTTAACCGTTCTCAGGGCAGCCTTTCCCCGCTTGGAGCGGGTGTCAACCTATGCCCGGGCCGGCAGCATTTTGCGAAAAAGGCCGGAAGAATTGGCCCAGTTGCGTCAGGCCGGCCTGTCGCTCCTTTATTTGGGCCTGGAATCCGGCAGCGATGCGGTGTTGAAGGCCATTCGAAAAGGAGAAACCGCAGCGGACATGCTGGCGGCCGCAGAGCGGGCCCAAGAAGCGGGAATGGCCCTTTCGGTGATGGTGATCATGGGCCTGGCCGGGCCGGCAGGTTCGCAGGCCCATGCGGTGCAGACGGCGGCGGTTTTGAGTCAGATGAATCCCGCCTATATCGGGGCCCTGACCCTCATGGTGGAACCGGGGACCCCCTTGTACGAGGATGTCAAGGCGGGGCGCTTTACCCTGCTTTCGCCCCTTGAGGCGGTGGAAGAGATGCAGGCCTTGTTGACGGCCCTGGAGTCGCCGGGCAGTTATTTTTCCAGCCGCCATCCGTCCAATTACTTTAATCTTTCCGGCCGGCTCAATGACCTTAAGCCGGCTTTCTTGGCAAAACTGGAGGCCCTCTTGGCCAATCCCCAACTTTTGCGGGACAGCCGTTACCGGCGCTTATAG
- a CDS encoding heavy metal translocating P-type ATPase, translating into MTYQVVSALPGYLRLRAPRFAISEDDSYILSHVIGQMPTVFSVDVNYMTGSILVRHMGDNEKLTADIEAIDVASYPPVPLHEQDQHVKISLTFKGMLAKTFMGRLLKGFMPMPVYKVMTVYSALRYVWRGLKSVSQGRFDVDVLDGAAIGLSVAFGHYHSASSIMFLLSISDILEEYARQRTRNALTTALIMNVDTVWVRLEEGLEVQKSLSDVQVGEEIIVRSGTMIPLDGEVIAGEAGVNQQTLTGESAPVIKEVGDSVYAGTAIAEGELVIRVRKLLEESRIQYILNMVERAEDEKIGTAAKAEALADRIVPYSFLFAGIVWLLTRDGHKALSALTVDYSCAIKLATPLAIISAMREATQNRIMVKGGKYLEALAEADTVVFDKTGTLTCATPRVKKVIPLMDDMNRDEVLRLAACLEEHFPHSLARAIVRQAEEEGLQHREEHADVSYVVAHGITSEWRGQTVHIGSRHFLEEDKGIVFSEAAETLLREEGSGYSCVYLAIGDQLAGFICIQDPPREEAKEVIALLRKTGIQNVVMLTGDGPQIAERIAEELGIDRYFAEVLPEDKAAKIRTLQDEGKKVIMVGDGVNDTPALAQADVSVSLRDASDVAREVADVTLLQSDLLALVTARKISIRLMRRVDSNFNRIFTFNTGLLILGATGLLQPTTTALWHNVSTAALGYLACQPLLSPKERTLAE; encoded by the coding sequence ATGACTTACCAAGTTGTATCTGCCCTACCGGGTTATTTGCGCTTGCGTGCACCGCGCTTTGCCATTAGTGAAGACGATAGCTATATTTTAAGCCATGTGATCGGTCAGATGCCAACGGTTTTTTCCGTTGACGTCAACTATATGACCGGCTCCATCTTGGTGCGTCACATGGGGGACAATGAAAAACTTACGGCGGATATCGAGGCCATTGACGTGGCAAGTTATCCGCCGGTGCCTTTACATGAACAAGATCAACACGTTAAAATCAGCCTGACCTTTAAGGGGATGCTGGCCAAGACCTTTATGGGCCGGTTGCTGAAAGGCTTTATGCCCATGCCTGTTTACAAGGTCATGACGGTTTACTCAGCCCTGCGCTATGTGTGGCGCGGCCTTAAATCCGTCAGTCAAGGTCGTTTTGACGTAGATGTGTTGGATGGCGCAGCGATTGGCTTATCCGTCGCATTTGGCCACTACCACAGCGCCTCCTCGATCATGTTCCTGCTGAGCATTTCCGACATTCTTGAAGAGTATGCGCGTCAACGGACCAGAAACGCCCTGACCACCGCCTTGATTATGAACGTGGATACGGTTTGGGTGCGCCTGGAAGAGGGCCTTGAAGTTCAAAAGAGCCTTTCCGATGTTCAAGTGGGCGAAGAAATCATTGTCCGGTCCGGAACCATGATTCCCCTGGATGGCGAAGTCATTGCAGGAGAAGCCGGCGTCAATCAACAGACCCTGACCGGTGAAAGCGCACCGGTGATTAAAGAAGTCGGCGATTCGGTATACGCCGGAACGGCTATCGCCGAAGGCGAACTGGTGATTCGCGTGCGCAAATTGCTTGAAGAAAGCCGTATCCAGTACATCCTGAATATGGTCGAACGTGCTGAAGATGAAAAAATCGGCACAGCTGCCAAAGCGGAAGCCTTGGCAGACCGCATTGTACCCTACAGCTTCTTATTTGCCGGGATTGTTTGGCTTTTGACCCGCGATGGGCACAAGGCCCTCTCCGCCTTGACGGTAGACTACTCTTGTGCCATCAAGTTGGCGACACCGCTGGCGATTATTTCCGCCATGCGTGAAGCCACCCAAAATCGTATCATGGTCAAAGGCGGCAAGTATCTGGAAGCCCTTGCTGAAGCGGATACCGTTGTATTCGACAAAACGGGGACGCTGACCTGCGCCACGCCGCGCGTGAAAAAAGTCATTCCGCTTATGGATGACATGAATCGCGACGAAGTCTTGCGCCTGGCCGCCTGCCTGGAAGAACACTTCCCGCACAGCTTGGCCCGCGCCATTGTGCGTCAAGCTGAGGAAGAAGGCCTGCAGCACCGTGAAGAACATGCTGACGTCAGTTATGTTGTGGCGCACGGGATTACTTCTGAATGGCGTGGACAGACCGTCCACATTGGCAGCCGCCATTTCCTGGAAGAAGATAAGGGCATCGTTTTTTCTGAAGCGGCAGAAACCCTGCTGCGTGAAGAAGGCAGCGGTTACTCCTGCGTCTATTTGGCCATAGGTGACCAGTTGGCCGGCTTTATTTGCATACAAGACCCGCCGCGGGAAGAAGCAAAAGAAGTGATTGCCCTGCTGCGTAAAACAGGCATCCAAAATGTGGTCATGCTCACCGGTGATGGTCCGCAAATTGCTGAACGCATTGCCGAGGAACTTGGCATTGACCGCTACTTTGCGGAAGTCTTGCCGGAAGATAAAGCCGCAAAAATACGTACCTTGCAAGATGAAGGCAAAAAAGTCATCATGGTCGGCGACGGCGTCAACGACACGCCTGCCCTGGCCCAAGCTGACGTATCCGTCTCCTTGCGGGATGCTTCAGACGTTGCGCGGGAAGTGGCCGATGTCACCCTCCTGCAAAGCGATCTGCTTGCCCTGGTGACGGCGCGCAAAATCAGCATACGGCTTATGCGCCGTGTGGACAGCAACTTTAACCGGATATTTACCTTCAACACCGGCTTGCTCATCCTAGGCGCTACCGGTCTTTTACAACCGACCACCACCGCCTTGTGGCACAATGTTTCCACAGCGGCCTTGGGCTATCTGGCCTGCCAACCGCTTTTAAGCCCCAAGGAAAGAACCCTGGCTGAATAA
- a CDS encoding 2-oxoacid:acceptor oxidoreductase family protein gives MKEIILGGTGGQGVLTAGTMIAEMAIYKGMNATWSPEYGSAMRGGTASCVVKFGEDRIYCTEKEEADILLAMNDETLLKFGKNIKEGGTVIYNSDLVTVPDDFRKDVKTIPVPCMSLAEEIQHKKGANIIMSGVIVRETGAFSLEEATDGMNDTFKRKGKEKFEALNTKALKLGYDYKS, from the coding sequence ATGAAAGAAATTATTTTAGGTGGAACCGGGGGGCAAGGTGTTCTAACGGCAGGCACAATGATAGCGGAAATGGCCATTTATAAAGGAATGAATGCGACCTGGAGCCCTGAATACGGGTCTGCTATGAGAGGTGGCACCGCCAGTTGTGTGGTGAAATTTGGGGAGGACCGGATTTACTGCACAGAGAAAGAAGAAGCGGATATTTTATTGGCCATGAATGACGAAACGTTGCTGAAATTTGGCAAGAATATTAAAGAAGGCGGAACGGTTATCTATAATTCAGATCTGGTAACCGTGCCGGATGACTTCCGAAAAGATGTCAAAACCATTCCGGTGCCCTGCATGAGCCTGGCTGAAGAAATTCAACATAAAAAAGGCGCCAACATCATCATGAGCGGGGTAATCGTTAGAGAGACAGGGGCCTTTTCATTAGAAGAGGCTACAGATGGGATGAACGATACCTTTAAGAGAAAGGGTAAGGAAAAATTCGAAGCCTTAAACACCAAGGCCTTGAAATTGGGCTATGATTACAAGTCCTAA
- a CDS encoding 3-methyl-2-oxobutanoate dehydrogenase subunit VorB codes for MKQFMQGNEAIAEAAVRVGARMFAGYPITPTTEILEYLSWRLPEVGGTFVQAESEIASIHMVVGAATCGVRAITASSGPGLSLKQEGISVLADEQLPALIVNSVRYGNGIGTLVSAQCDYLRDTRGGGNGDYRQLVLCPSSVQEAVDLVELGFDLAEKYRMVCILMTEAALSHLMEDCTLPEFREPHRYEWGMDGHYSHPRIGIFDRDSVQEAKELMVDKYAEVKEKEQRWEEGHLEDAEYVFVSYGLPGRSTIGAVEKLREEGVKVGFIRPITVWPFPVKAFQNISDKVKGLITVETNATGQLVDDVALTLKAQGRGNIPVYTNPHIWGVPSVKEIINDYQKVVNGELKEVY; via the coding sequence ATGAAACAATTTATGCAGGGAAATGAAGCAATCGCAGAAGCAGCTGTACGAGTAGGGGCAAGAATGTTTGCTGGTTATCCAATTACACCAACAACGGAAATCCTGGAATACCTTTCTTGGCGGCTGCCTGAAGTAGGCGGAACTTTTGTTCAGGCAGAATCTGAAATTGCAAGTATTCATATGGTAGTCGGCGCTGCCACATGTGGGGTGCGCGCCATTACGGCTTCTTCCGGCCCGGGGCTGAGCCTTAAACAAGAAGGGATTTCAGTCCTGGCTGACGAGCAACTGCCGGCTTTAATTGTCAACTCAGTAAGATACGGGAACGGAATCGGTACCTTGGTTTCTGCTCAATGTGACTATTTACGTGATACCCGTGGTGGGGGCAATGGTGACTACAGACAGTTGGTTTTGTGCCCGTCCAGTGTGCAAGAGGCTGTTGACCTTGTCGAATTGGGCTTTGACTTGGCCGAAAAATATCGGATGGTGTGCATTTTAATGACCGAGGCAGCTTTATCGCATTTAATGGAAGATTGTACCCTGCCGGAATTCCGTGAACCTCACAGATATGAATGGGGTATGGATGGGCATTATTCGCACCCGCGCATCGGGATTTTTGATCGCGATAGCGTTCAAGAAGCTAAAGAATTAATGGTTGACAAGTATGCAGAGGTAAAAGAAAAGGAACAACGCTGGGAAGAAGGGCATTTAGAAGACGCTGAGTATGTGTTTGTGTCTTATGGCTTGCCGGGACGCAGTACAATAGGTGCTGTTGAAAAGCTACGCGAAGAGGGTGTGAAGGTAGGGTTTATTCGCCCGATTACGGTCTGGCCCTTCCCGGTCAAGGCTTTCCAAAATATTTCCGACAAGGTCAAGGGCCTTATTACTGTCGAAACGAATGCGACAGGACAATTGGTTGATGATGTGGCGCTGACGCTTAAAGCTCAAGGACGCGGGAATATACCGGTTTATACAAACCCTCATATTTGGGGTGTCCCATCAGTTAAAGAGATTATTAATGACTACCAAAAAGTCGTTAATGGTGAATTAAAAGAGGTGTATTAA
- a CDS encoding MFS transporter, giving the protein MKLPENKWLRAALPALLIHCSIGTVYCWSSFSAALADAIGAAPQRLGFAFSLAIFFLGMSAAFAGPFIERNVHKAALVACLFFTTGMVGTGWCIRHTALLGPNLSLAGIFLFYGVIMGIGLGIGYLTPVKTLMLWFPRNKGLGTGISIMGFGLAKAIASPVMNHLQESIGLANMFFVLATVYFVMMMAGFVLLKKPAGWVEPVGRPTCNRLALFRNKTFLGIWTVFYLNITCGLALIAYEKPLLQTAGMGIIAISAIQALTAGANASGRLALSTISDHLRDRNSIYKLIFFTALLACGLSFSVKAAQGGIAIALVILLIVVNAGYGGGFSTMPALLESRFGMENISTIHGLVLSAWGIAGLTGNQLAAFLLKQFNSYEAIFICLAALYSIAFIIANFVIAGQGESAGLQTASPQKSQKQTAV; this is encoded by the coding sequence ATGAAATTACCTGAAAACAAATGGCTTCGCGCCGCCCTTCCTGCCCTGCTCATCCACTGCAGCATCGGTACCGTTTATTGCTGGTCATCCTTTTCCGCTGCACTGGCAGATGCCATTGGGGCCGCTCCGCAAAGGCTGGGCTTTGCCTTCAGCTTGGCCATTTTCTTTCTGGGCATGTCCGCCGCCTTTGCCGGTCCCTTTATTGAACGGAACGTCCACAAGGCCGCCCTGGTCGCCTGCCTCTTTTTTACCACCGGCATGGTGGGCACCGGTTGGTGCATTCGCCATACGGCGCTTTTGGGCCCAAACTTGTCCCTTGCCGGCATCTTTCTTTTTTACGGGGTCATCATGGGCATCGGCCTGGGCATTGGCTATTTGACACCGGTCAAAACCCTCATGCTCTGGTTTCCCCGCAATAAGGGCCTGGGCACCGGCATTTCCATTATGGGCTTCGGCTTGGCCAAAGCCATCGCCAGCCCGGTTATGAACCATCTGCAGGAAAGCATCGGCCTGGCCAATATGTTCTTCGTCCTGGCGACGGTCTACTTTGTCATGATGATGGCCGGCTTCGTCTTGCTCAAAAAACCGGCCGGTTGGGTCGAACCGGTCGGCCGACCTACCTGCAACCGGCTGGCCCTCTTTCGCAATAAAACCTTTCTCGGCATTTGGACGGTCTTTTATTTAAACATCACCTGTGGCCTGGCCCTGATCGCCTACGAAAAACCCCTCCTGCAAACTGCCGGCATGGGCATTATTGCCATTAGTGCCATCCAAGCCCTGACCGCCGGCGCCAATGCCAGCGGCCGCTTGGCCCTTTCAACCATCAGCGACCACCTGCGCGACCGCAACAGCATCTACAAGCTCATTTTTTTCACCGCCCTCCTGGCCTGTGGCTTGTCCTTCAGCGTCAAAGCCGCCCAAGGCGGCATCGCCATCGCCTTGGTCATTCTCCTCATCGTCGTCAACGCCGGCTACGGTGGCGGTTTCAGCACCATGCCCGCCCTCTTGGAAAGCCGGTTCGGCATGGAAAACATCAGCACCATCCATGGCCTGGTCTTATCCGCCTGGGGCATCGCCGGCCTCACCGGCAACCAACTGGCCGCCTTCCTGCTCAAGCAATTTAACAGCTACGAAGCCATCTTCATCTGCCTGGCCGCCCTATACAGCATCGCCTTCATCATTGCCAACTTTGTGATTGCAGGGCAAGGAGAAAGCGCGGGTTTGCAGACCGCCTCCCCTCAAAAAAGTCAAAAACAGACCGCCGTCTAA
- a CDS encoding PLP-dependent aminotransferase family protein, giving the protein MKLASRISELEPSDIRNVMKIIAANPGTISMASGAPDPKLYPTEAIAASTDRILKQEPGLALSYGMTLGRLELREQIAKLMVREGVSCTKDQIMVTTGSQQGLSLAAQLFCDPGDLIVTENPSYLGALSAFKPHEVNYAGIDGNDEGMDLEALEKYLKSNKKVKAIYLVPNFQNPTGKTWTKERRQGLLDIAYKYDLPIIEDNAYGELRYEGERVPSFMSLDTKGQVIHLGSFSKILSPGLRVGWMAASSDLINKLEMLKYGADLQSVELTQMIVTDFLTHNDLDEHLDKIKAVYKKRRDAMLKAIQEEFPPEVHYIRPEGGMFVWVELPEYIDTKELLNQSVERKVAYVPGQSFYPDESKTNTMRLNFSAMEEDKISEGVQILGRLIRELIAQH; this is encoded by the coding sequence ATGAAACTGGCATCTCGTATCAGTGAGTTGGAACCTTCAGATATTCGAAATGTAATGAAGATCATTGCGGCCAACCCCGGTACGATTTCTATGGCCAGTGGTGCACCGGATCCCAAGCTGTATCCTACTGAAGCCATAGCTGCAAGTACGGATCGCATTCTTAAGCAGGAACCGGGCCTTGCCCTATCCTACGGCATGACCTTAGGCCGCTTGGAATTGCGCGAACAAATAGCCAAACTGATGGTGCGAGAAGGCGTTAGCTGTACAAAAGATCAAATCATGGTTACGACAGGGTCCCAACAAGGGCTCTCATTAGCTGCCCAGTTATTTTGTGATCCGGGCGACCTTATTGTCACTGAAAATCCCAGCTATCTAGGTGCGCTATCTGCCTTTAAACCGCATGAAGTGAATTATGCGGGGATTGATGGTAATGATGAAGGGATGGATCTAGAGGCATTAGAAAAATACTTAAAGTCAAACAAAAAAGTTAAAGCCATTTATCTTGTGCCAAACTTTCAAAACCCGACAGGCAAAACCTGGACAAAAGAAAGAAGACAGGGTCTCCTTGACATTGCCTATAAATACGATTTGCCCATTATAGAAGACAATGCTTATGGAGAGCTGAGGTATGAGGGAGAGCGGGTGCCCTCCTTCATGTCTCTAGATACGAAAGGGCAAGTCATCCACTTAGGCTCTTTTTCTAAGATTTTATCGCCGGGCTTACGCGTGGGCTGGATGGCTGCCTCTTCGGACCTCATTAATAAACTGGAAATGCTTAAGTATGGCGCTGACTTGCAATCTGTTGAGTTGACGCAAATGATTGTTACGGATTTTTTGACCCACAATGATCTTGATGAACATTTAGATAAGATTAAAGCGGTTTACAAAAAAAGACGTGACGCGATGTTAAAGGCGATTCAAGAAGAATTTCCCCCGGAGGTTCATTATATTAGGCCGGAAGGCGGCATGTTTGTGTGGGTTGAATTGCCGGAGTACATCGATACCAAGGAGCTGCTTAACCAGTCCGTTGAACGAAAAGTCGCCTATGTGCCCGGTCAGTCTTTCTACCCGGATGAAAGTAAAACGAATACCATGAGGCTTAATTTTTCTGCCATGGAAGAGGATAAAATCTCTGAAGGCGTTCAAATTTTAGGGCGGTTGATTAGAGAATTAATTGCCCAACACTAG
- a CDS encoding amidohydrolase, whose product MQAFYNGNIITMEDEQPFAEVLISDKGKIVYVGDAEKAKHYITKNTQLINLKGKTLLPAFLDAHSHISDTAMLLKSANLQEANNFQDIIEIIQTFIDNNQVDELPFIVGLGYDHSRLKEARHPDKFLLDNAFPDLAIVIVHTSIHMCVANSKMLEFLGIDKNTPSPDGGVIGRIENSLEPNGYLEETAFNPVYELICKQLALTVEDIVQAQSIYLKNGMLTIQEGSTDEPIVQLCHQAAEEGRLICDIVAYPAQNFGRGIGSIFNTYASCINHYENHFKLGGYKLILDGSPQARSAWLSEPYEGSDDFCSYPWLSDDEVQAYTDLAYQENRQILAHCNGDAASEQFINACENSGKKFPHMDARPVMIHCQTVRDDQLDRMKEINMIASIFIDHVYYWGDTHLKNLGPIRGPHISPAKTALNKGLSVNFHTDCPIVMPNLFQTIWTAVTRQTKGGLILGKDEQISVWEALKALTINAAFAYFEESEKGSLRAGKKSEFIVVSDNPLEIETNLLPSIEVLACIKNEQVVYSSKNNSIILK is encoded by the coding sequence ATGCAAGCTTTTTATAACGGAAATATTATCACTATGGAAGATGAGCAACCTTTTGCCGAAGTTCTTATTTCCGACAAAGGAAAAATTGTATACGTTGGTGATGCTGAAAAGGCTAAACATTATATTACAAAAAATACTCAATTGATTAATTTAAAAGGCAAAACATTACTTCCAGCCTTTTTGGATGCACATAGCCATATTTCAGATACCGCTATGCTGTTGAAATCTGCTAATTTACAGGAAGCGAACAACTTTCAAGATATCATTGAAATTATACAAACCTTTATAGATAATAACCAGGTAGATGAGCTTCCATTTATCGTTGGCTTAGGTTATGACCATAGTCGTCTTAAAGAAGCAAGACATCCAGATAAATTTTTATTGGACAATGCCTTTCCAGACCTAGCTATAGTTATTGTTCACACCAGCATTCATATGTGTGTAGCCAATAGTAAAATGCTGGAATTTCTTGGTATTGATAAGAATACGCCATCACCCGATGGGGGCGTCATAGGCCGCATTGAAAATAGTCTTGAGCCGAATGGCTATTTAGAAGAAACGGCCTTTAACCCAGTTTATGAATTAATTTGTAAACAGCTCGCTCTTACTGTAGAGGATATCGTTCAAGCGCAATCTATTTATTTGAAGAATGGGATGTTAACCATACAAGAAGGCTCTACTGATGAACCCATTGTCCAGTTATGCCATCAGGCAGCAGAAGAAGGCCGTTTAATTTGTGATATTGTTGCTTACCCGGCTCAAAATTTTGGTCGAGGCATTGGTTCTATTTTTAACACCTATGCTTCCTGTATAAATCACTATGAAAACCATTTTAAATTAGGTGGTTACAAGCTCATTTTAGATGGCTCTCCTCAGGCGCGTTCAGCTTGGTTAAGTGAGCCGTACGAAGGCAGCGATGATTTTTGTAGCTACCCATGGTTAAGCGATGACGAAGTGCAAGCCTACACCGATCTCGCTTACCAAGAAAATCGCCAAATTTTAGCTCACTGCAACGGAGATGCTGCCAGCGAACAATTTATAAATGCTTGTGAAAATTCAGGCAAAAAGTTCCCTCACATGGATGCTCGCCCGGTCATGATTCATTGTCAAACGGTACGAGATGATCAACTGGATCGAATGAAAGAAATTAATATGATAGCCTCTATCTTTATTGATCACGTCTACTACTGGGGAGATACTCATTTGAAAAATTTGGGACCTATACGAGGTCCACACATTAGCCCGGCAAAAACTGCCCTTAATAAAGGGCTATCTGTTAATTTCCACACGGATTGCCCAATCGTTATGCCCAACCTTTTTCAAACCATCTGGACAGCCGTCACGCGCCAAACCAAAGGAGGACTTATTCTTGGCAAAGATGAGCAGATTTCTGTATGGGAGGCTTTAAAAGCATTGACAATCAATGCCGCTTTTGCGTATTTTGAAGAAAGTGAAAAAGGTTCCTTGCGCGCAGGGAAAAAATCAGAGTTTATTGTTGTAAGTGATAATCCTTTAGAAATTGAAACAAATCTATTACCAAGCATTGAAGTTTTGGCTTGTATAAAAAACGAGCAAGTAGTTTATTCTTCAAAAAATAATTCTATCATACTGAAATAA